ATTGACAAGGAAAAGGGATTCCCAAAAGTATTGGCGGAACTCGAAAATTCAGAAGTTGAATTTGACGAAATTAAGTTACCTGAAGAGTGGAAGCTAGACCTAGCTTTTATTGATAAATGGTCAAAATTACCTCCAATGTTTACTGAGATGGATTTGACTCCAGCGGCGTATCTGAGTCGAGAAAGCATTCCAATGGGCGCTGTTAATGCGGTAATGTCAGGAGCCGCTCAAAAACTTGTAGAAGACTTAATGAAGCAAAAGGTAAGGGTCAGTGGCGTTAACTCTACTGCGATTACCACAACTCCTAAGGAAGAATACATGTCAGTCATGGATGGTTTGATTGAAAACTTTAAGTTGATTGGTGATTGGACTGAAAGACCTACAGGCATTTATGGAGCAGTGCTACTTGCCAAGCAGGATGATAAATGTTGTTTAAGTCTTCTTACATTCTTAAAAAGCTTGCCCCGACAAAGGTGGCTTAATCCAATTTTAAAAGAACTAGAGGGAACTAAGTAATATGGGTACGTCCGCATCGTCAACAGGACCGAATAACAAGAGTCCGCTAATTCCATCGTGGGCAGAGCAAGGAGACCCCGTCACGATAGAACCTGCATCAGGTACTGATGGGGATGATCAAACAGGCTTTGACAGTGGTCAAGCAGATGATCAGAATGACAATAGTAACGATATTGACAATGACAAGGTTCAACAAGAAATCGGCGGTTCACCAACAGCAACACCGCCTCCAAATAGGTTTGCTAGTGCAAGAAGAGCATTTGGTAAGTACGCTCAAACAGGTGGATCAACTTCGGATCTAAGGCGTTCATTAAAAAGTTACTCTAGAAAAGGCTCTGGTGGAGGTAAGAGTACTAGCCGGAGACTAGCAAGCGGCATAACTGCTGGTTCTGGATTGCTTGGTTTCATGCGTGGCGACACAGTAACGGTTAATAATCAAAGCTTATCATTAGGTGATCTAACTGGGCTATCGACTGACCAAGCAATTGACAAAATTGCTAGCCATTTAGCGCCTCATAATGCCGATTCGGATGCTGTAAGAGTTGCGTTGGATTACGCACTAGAGGAAGCATTACCCGATACTGAAGAGTTTGATCCTAACAGTTTTACCGACGAAGTTATCCAAGAAGCCATAGGTTGTTATTTAACAGATCTTATATTTCAGGATGTGGTTGAAGGCATGGGCAGAGCTTGGTTTCATGTAGAGCCAGCAAGCAAGCATCATCAAATGGAAGTTGAATTAAGGGAATTAATAAAAGTGATCACACAAGAACAGTTAGACAAAGTAACTAATGGCAACCCCAGTACTATCAGTAAGGAAAATATTACTAAAATTCAAGCCGATGCTATTGCCATGACAGTTGATGAGTGGGAGAGCTTTGATGACTAATTTTTATTTTAATCATGACCCAGCTAACTTGCCTGATTTTTCTAATGATTGTCATCCTGTCCAGATGTTCCATACGCATCAAAATGACATCACTAAGCACAGCTTAGTGTCAAAACAACTACTACAAACAGTTCGTGATTTGGGATTGAATGTAGATGCTGATGCAATAGATCTGATAACAATTGCAACCGCTGTTACCGCCGCTGATACATTTGAATTGAGGGATAATGCAGAAAATGCATGGGCTAGAAAAATGCATTTACATGTTCCTGTTACCGATGAGGATATGTGGAATACTGTTGAGCCTGAACTAAGTTCTTTGCTCAACTTTCTAACGGGCGATCAATGGCAGTTTACTTTTGAAAAAACAACTATGCCGATGCCGACTCCTAAAACAAGTGAGCAAGCGAAAGCAAAAGCAAAATCATTAATTGGACTCAACTCAGTCTGCCTTTTTTCAGGAGGTCTTGATAGCGCAGTTGGTGCAATTGACATTTTAAACGGAGAGTCAGCCTTAAAACCGCTTTTGGTTAGTCACGCTTATCGTGGTGATGGCGCAAAACAGGAAGATATTAAGCATTTATTGTCCCCGCCATTCGGCGAATTGTCCTATTCAATGTCTCCTCATATTATCAAGCAATTAGAAGGTAAAACTGACATTAGCATGAGGGGAAGAAGCTTCAACTTCCTAGCTATGGCGGTACTTGGTATATCAGCCTTAAGAAATGCTAATTGCGATAGCAGTATTGAAACTATTGTCGTCCCTGAGAATGGCTATATTTCTATAAATCCACCGCTTACCAGAAGACGGATTGGTAGCCATAGTACTAGAACTACTCATCCTAATTTTCTAAGCAGGCTTGAATCTTTGCTTAGAGACACTGGGTTTCATGTCAAATTTGTAAACCCCTATCAATTCAAAACTAAAGGTGAAATGTTAGCGGAATGTGTTGATCAAGACGCAATTAGAAAAGCAGTTCCTCTGAGTGTTTCTTGTAGTCATTGGCACAGAGAGCATAAACAGTGTGGGCATTGTGTACCTTGCCTTATTCGAAGAGCGTCAGTTTTTCATGCTGGTTTTACACAAGATGCGCCATACAAGACAAAGCGGTTGAGAGGTCTTATTAAAGAAAAAGATACTCGCGATGATCTCCAAGCGGTTCAAACTGCCATTATTAGATTGAAACAATCAGATAACTATCGTTCTTGGCTTCGAAAGTCAGGACCAATACCACAAGAAAAAGATATACGAGAAAAATTAGAATCAACTATTAAGCGAGGATTGGCAGAGGTTGAATTATTTCTCCAAGCGGATAAATCATCATGATGGATCTTCATTGCCATGTTGATTTATATCCAGATTATCAAGAGGTATTGAACGACATAAAAAGCAGTAATTATTACGTGCTATCAGTAACTACGGTGCCGTCAGCTTTTGAAGGTACTGTCCAGTTAACAAGTGACATAAAACACTGTAAAACGGCTTTGGGTCTGCACCCTCAACTTGCTCATTTAAGGAAAAATGAACTACCTCTATTCGATAAGCTAGTTGATAGAACTAGATATATTGGAGAAATTGGGCTGGATGGCTCAAAAGGTTATGCTGATTACTTTGATGATCAATTAGAGGTTTTTACGCATATTTTGAAAAAATGTGAAGGCTTTGATAACAAAATATTAACTATCCATAGTCTTAATGCGACAGGTGAAGTACTTGAACAACTTAAGTTATACCCCGATGCTGGTACTTCTATTCTTCATTGGTTTTTAGGTACTAAGAAGCAAGTTCTAGAAGCCGTCGAGCTAGGCTGTTTCTTTTCTATTGGGCCAGCCATGCTTACTTCAGCCAGAGCTAAAAAAGTAATATCGTGGATACCTCAAGATAGGATTTTACTCGAAACTGATGGCCCTTTCGCCAAAGTGGCGGGGAATATTCTGTTTCCTTCAAGTGTTGGCACTGTTACTGAATATCTGGCTGAAATTTGGTGTAAAAATAAGGCTTCGATAATTGAGCAACTGTCAGCAAACCTTAGGTGTTTAACATCAGTCAAGTAACTAATTATACGTCACGTAATCTTATAACAATTTTATTCAGGTTTAATCGATTTGTTTGAAGTATTTGTATTAGCTATAGCACTCAGTATGGACGTGTTTGCAGTATCCATAGGCTTAGGTTCTAAAAAAGTAGCAAATGCTGAAAAACTCTTTATTAAAGCCGTTGCTTATTTTGGATTTTTCCAAGGCTTTATACCTCTTTTAGGCTATTACAGCGGTAAAGGATGATCATCTTGGATTGAAGATTATGCACCTTGGATAGCTTTTATTTTGCTATTATTTATCGGTGGCAAAAATGATTTATGAGTCCCAATCTGAAGGAATTGAAGAAGATATTGCTAATGTTACTCATCGTGTGCTATTTGTTCTTGCTATTGCCGCCAGTATTGATGCAATGGCGGCAGGTTATGCAATCACATTGCTTGAGGTAGATATAGCCGTAGCTTGCTTGATAATAGGCGTCACGACGTTTGCCTTTAGCTAGATTGGTGTGAATATCGGCGAAAGAAGTGGCGTATGGCTGGAGTCTAAAGCTGAACTATTTGGTGGTTTAGTGTTAATCGCAATCGCATTTAAGATATTACTTGGTTGGCACAGAACCACCGAATACTAGGCTACTTACCTGAGCAACATGCATTGCCTTCTTGAATAGGAGGACACTTAACTGTTCCATAAGAGCAGTAAACGCAACAATCACCTTTGAACGGTTTAAGTAGTGCTTTACAGCTTTCGCATTCGTAATACCATTGGCAAGCGTTTGTAGGCATGGTTTCAACTTTGCTAAATCCACATTCAGGGCAAGTTATCTTAGATTTTAATTCTATACCTTGCATACTGGTTCCTTAATGGGCTTAACAATATCTAAAATAGACATTACGACCATCCAAATGGTCCCAAAGTAAAATAAGTAAGTGCTCCAGTCGTATTGCCATAAAGGATAAAGGGTCAGCAATACTGCAATTGGGCCAATGACACTTAAAATGCCTCTTAATGACTCTCGATGTTGATACCAATTATAGAAATTAACTAACAACGCTAGTGAAGCAAATAATGGCAATAAGGTGTTCACCGCTATCCCTTCAAAATGTGAAAGAAAACCTAACCCAAGAGCAGATGCCAATGAGCCGAGCGCAGGAAAACATGCTGTGCAACTAAGGGCGGCTAGCCAAACGCCACCAGAACCTACTTTATCTAGAATTTTATTGATCATAACTATCTACCTCAATTTTTAAGGTAGTATAAACTCCGTACATAAGTACGGGGTCAATAGCTATTTAAGTGAATTTATTACCGGGCAGGATTGAGGGTCTTGATTGGCCTTGCAAGAATCTGTCATATCTTGAATTACTTTCTCTAACCGCTGTAAATCAGCAATTTTATTACGGATGAGATTAAGTTTTTGCAATCCCATCGATTCTATATCAGCGCAACTGCTACTTAGTGACATCAGTGATTCAATTTCTTTCAGCGTAAACCCTAATGCTTTAGCTTTCAGAATAAATTTGAGTTGATTGGCTAGAGCATCGCCATACATTCGGTAACCAGATTCTGGTTTTAAAGGCTGCTCTATCAGACCTTGGCGCTCATAGAAACGGATTGTTTCAACGCTAATGTTAAGTTCTTTAGCAAGTTTACCTATGGTTTTCATTTACAGAACCCTTAAATAATGTGCTGGATGTGTCTAACAAATGCTATTAATTTCATTGTGTTTGTAACTTCGTTTTTAACTTTTCAATTTCTAATAACAGTGCCTGATTCTCTGCATCTTTTTGCTCTGCGCTTTCTATCGCTTTTTGCCTTTCTAGCTCAAGGCGAGTTTTGTCTGATTCTAGTTCGTTAATCTTTAACGACTTTTTAAATGAATCAGTTTCTTGCATCGTTCTTTTTCGGCTCGAAATATAGTCATCTAGAGAGCCAGAGCTTCGGTGGGTCATTTCTCTTTCCATTTGAAGTACAGTAGCCGTTTCATTAACGCTGAACCCTAACTCTTTTGCGGCGTCCAGATGATTATCAAGGCTATCTCCAGCAAATTTATGACGTAAAGAATAAATCGATTTCCCTTTAGGCCAGCCAAGTTCTGTGGTGATTTCACTGAAGATCTTGCTGATATTCTCAGCGGTTAATGGTTGAAAGCTGTTGGGGTCTAAGAACAAATGACCATCGTAGTTACCAGTATCAATGTTGGTGAGAAACTCTTCCAAATCATTCTCAATGAAATTCCTGACAGCGAGCACTGTAGAGAATCTAAAGCTCACTGGCATAGTATTTCCTTGCTTAGCCAGCTTTGGAACAATTGATAAACTATCTTGCTTGTTGAGGAAGAACTCTCTTTCGATGATTTCTTTAGAAAATTGAAGCCTACGATAGCTACTAACCGAAATCGGGCGGCTACCCGTTTCATTCATGATCTGCGCAATTAGCAATAATGACGCTCGCTCATAGCCCTGATATTCATTAACTATGTAATTATTTAGCTCTTCTAATTCATACTCACTTGCGTCTTTTCTGTTTCGGCTTCTGGTATCACAATCTCTGAATAATTCTGAATAATTCTGAATAATTCTGGATAAAGTGAATTATTGTTTGGCTTTTCATTTCTAGATACGGCGATTTCTTTCAACAGTAATGATGAGGTTATCTGATATGAAAACTTATTGGCCGGATCAAAACCAAGAATATTTGGGTGATATGTACCTTGCTTTTGTACCCAATGATAAAAGTTATAGATTGGCATCAGAAAATCACTGTTGACCGTTTGCTTGGCAACGTTTTCATTACCTCTGTAGCGTGAATCTGCTGTTGTTTCATTTAAACAGAATGCTCTAAATTCCCTCATACGTGAGTCATTCATTTCGAGCCAGCTTAGTTTATGTTTGCCGGAGTTTAAGAATTTAAATAATCGTCTGATAGCCTTTCGGTAAGTGCGTATAGTTTTGGGATCTCTATCTAGTTCAATGATAAAATCTGTCGGTCCCCAAAGAACCTCTCCGCTTATATCTTGGTAAACATAATGATCTCGACGATCATAGCGTACCTTTGTTTCAGTAATACCGTTACTCATCTGAAACCTCCAGTTCAAGCGGAACACCACAATATCTTTTAGCGCTAAACTCTGTGGCATCAACCGTGTTGACTAATTGACTCTTATTTCCGATAAATAACATCGACTCTTTAGATGCGTTTATACATGTGTAAAGCCATGATTTATCAATCAAATAGAAATTATCCAAAATGACCAAGGAATGACTAAATTGACTCCCCTGAACCTTGTGCGCCGTAATTGCATAACAAAGCGCAATACTTTCAATATCATCTAAAGACAAATCGATACAATCACCGCCAATGTTTATCTTCATCCAGCACTCACGTCCATATGCAACGACAGGCTTTTCGTAAACTTCTACAATGTCTGCTAATGTGCCAACTGGTACATCGACAAATTTATTAGGCTTAGCAAAAATAATAGGCTCACTTGTATAGAATACAGATTCACCACTTTCTAGCTTTGCTACTTTTTTCCGGTCAAAACGAATCCGCTGAACCTGAGAATTTATGTCATCGCACAATTGTGGACTAGAACAAATGATCTTAGGTACATCACTTAACATTGAAGCCAATTCGAACCAAATATTGGTCGTAATGGTACTAAGCATCTCGTGAGATTTATCTTCAGTATGGTAAATACTTAGGCTTTGCTCTTCTGACACGTCAAATGCAGGAATAGCATCAAATACTGATGATGCAGCGCTACCAATTAAAGAGCTATACAGCCGTTGGATATCAGACTGGGACTCGGCAACGTTCACTTCAATTAACTCTGTTAGGGCTTCACCTTTTAATTCAACAGCCTGTTTGAAAAACGATCCCGGACCTATAGGCGGTAATTTAAACTTGTCACCAATGAAACAAATGTGAGCGTTAAGAGGTATAAGCTTTAATAGTTTATACAAGGTTAATATATCAACTGAATTTGAATTTTCTATCAGTATTAGTGCCCCAGACAATGCGCCTTTTAGGTTTCGCTTTTTTGCCTGTGAAATGAAGCGATTAATAGATTCTCCCTTTAAATTAGGCAGTATATTGTCTTCATTACGAACAACTGAATTAACTTTCCAAACGTTAATAGCATTATTAAGGCATACATCAATGATGATCTGGGAAAGCAAAGACTTTCCTGTTCCAGCTTCCCCGACAATAAAAGAAACAGGCTGATTAAAGGCATTACCTAATGCCTGTAACTGGAGAGGATTTAGCTCAATATTATTGTTTTCTAGTACTGATAACGTTTCGTCAAACGCCAATGAATTTGTATCAAATAGCAGCTTTGTCATAGATAAACGCTTGTGAAGCAATGTGTTAATTGCCTTCTCAATCGCCTGATGACCTAAGATTTGTATAGTGTCATTTTGTTCGTTGAAGCAAAGCGTTTGAAAAGCGCTTTCTTCAATTTCATTTATATCAAATACAATACCAGCCTTATTCAGCTCAGCTTTGACTTCATTAGCAGGCAATGCCATATCACCGTTATTACTGAATGACGAATACAGTATTGATTCAATAAACGAAATAGCTCTGCGCTTATCGTTTAATTTGATATCAAAATTAGCTCTTAATTTTTTGTCTAGTGATTTCCATGTCCGCTTTGCAGCATTTACAGAGGCTATAGGATAGAGCAGATATGGATTCTTTTTTATCAGGCTACTTGCGTCATGTCCTAATAGCTGACGAGTCGTTTCAACATACTCAATTGGTAATTTGTGTCGTCCAAAAAATAGATTTAATTCACTTTCACCAACAGCCTTAGCCCAACCATCACAAAGATTTTGAGCCATAACTGGTGAGATTTTTAGCTTTTTACAGTTAGATAACTTTTTAGCTGAGTAACTTTGTAAAACTGCAAATAAACTTTCACCAAAAGCGACCTTAAGTTTCTTGGTCCAATAGCTATTTATACCGACAAAATGAGCGTTGTAGATAAGAAAATCACAAAGAACATCTGTTGAAATTTCTGCGTTGGGGTGCAGCTTTAAAGCCTCATCAACAATGAACTGTGAGCCATATTCTTTATCAAAGAAATAATCACCAGTAGCTTTCCAGATTTCTCCCGTTTGTGGGATTGAGGTGATCGCGCCGAATTCAGCCTTAACGACTATTTTCTCACGGGCAACCTTTAATAGAAAAATAGATGAGATACCACGTTTATCTTGTGTATGGTGCCGAACTAAAGTGACTACGCCTGTTAATTGCTTAACATCTTCGTGAAACGATATATTGCTTATTTGCATCACACGTCACCATCATCCAAGTAAAGCTTTGGAATATATCGCCCTGTTGCCAACAAAAACTCTTCTGAAGCCAGATCTAATTGAATAGAGTTAAGCTGTGTTTCTAAAGCCTTAACTTTCAATTCAAGCTCACTATTGGAAGCTGTGTTTTCTAAATCTTCTTTTGCTGAACTTTCTTCTTCAACATCTTCAGGCAACTCAATCTCAAGTCCTTTTTGTTCTCGTACTAGCTTTTCTATTGGGCCATCAGGATCAAATAACTTTTGTAGATCTTCATTCGTATCAAGCGTTGATTTAGGCACATTATGCATTTTGAAAATTTGAGTCTTGTTAACCCGACCTTGATACAAA
This genomic interval from Pseudoalteromonas galatheae contains the following:
- a CDS encoding GDCCVxC domain-containing (seleno)protein, which codes for MQGIELKSKITCPECGFSKVETMPTNACQWYYECESCKALLKPFKGDCCVYCSYGTVKCPPIQEGNACCSGK
- the qatC gene encoding Qat anti-phage system QueC-like protein QatC — its product is MTNFYFNHDPANLPDFSNDCHPVQMFHTHQNDITKHSLVSKQLLQTVRDLGLNVDADAIDLITIATAVTAADTFELRDNAENAWARKMHLHVPVTDEDMWNTVEPELSSLLNFLTGDQWQFTFEKTTMPMPTPKTSEQAKAKAKSLIGLNSVCLFSGGLDSAVGAIDILNGESALKPLLVSHAYRGDGAKQEDIKHLLSPPFGELSYSMSPHIIKQLEGKTDISMRGRSFNFLAMAVLGISALRNANCDSSIETIVVPENGYISINPPLTRRRIGSHSTRTTHPNFLSRLESLLRDTGFHVKFVNPYQFKTKGEMLAECVDQDAIRKAVPLSVSCSHWHREHKQCGHCVPCLIRRASVFHAGFTQDAPYKTKRLRGLIKEKDTRDDLQAVQTAIIRLKQSDNYRSWLRKSGPIPQEKDIREKLESTIKRGLAEVELFLQADKSS
- a CDS encoding coiled-coil domain-containing protein; its protein translation is MNETGSRPISVSSYRRLQFSKEIIEREFFLNKQDSLSIVPKLAKQGNTMPVSFRFSTVLAVRNFIENDLEEFLTNIDTGNYDGHLFLDPNSFQPLTAENISKIFSEITTELGWPKGKSIYSLRHKFAGDSLDNHLDAAKELGFSVNETATVLQMEREMTHRSSGSLDDYISSRKRTMQETDSFKKSLKINELESDKTRLELERQKAIESAEQKDAENQALLLEIEKLKTKLQTQ
- the qatD gene encoding Qat anti-phage system TatD family nuclease QatD, encoding MMDLHCHVDLYPDYQEVLNDIKSSNYYVLSVTTVPSAFEGTVQLTSDIKHCKTALGLHPQLAHLRKNELPLFDKLVDRTRYIGEIGLDGSKGYADYFDDQLEVFTHILKKCEGFDNKILTIHSLNATGEVLEQLKLYPDAGTSILHWFLGTKKQVLEAVELGCFFSIGPAMLTSARAKKVISWIPQDRILLETDGPFAKVAGNILFPSSVGTVTEYLAEIWCKNKASIIEQLSANLRCLTSVK
- a CDS encoding AAA family ATPase; this translates as MQISNISFHEDVKQLTGVVTLVRHHTQDKRGISSIFLLKVAREKIVVKAEFGAITSIPQTGEIWKATGDYFFDKEYGSQFIVDEALKLHPNAEISTDVLCDFLIYNAHFVGINSYWTKKLKVAFGESLFAVLQSYSAKKLSNCKKLKISPVMAQNLCDGWAKAVGESELNLFFGRHKLPIEYVETTRQLLGHDASSLIKKNPYLLYPIASVNAAKRTWKSLDKKLRANFDIKLNDKRRAISFIESILYSSFSNNGDMALPANEVKAELNKAGIVFDINEIEESAFQTLCFNEQNDTIQILGHQAIEKAINTLLHKRLSMTKLLFDTNSLAFDETLSVLENNNIELNPLQLQALGNAFNQPVSFIVGEAGTGKSLLSQIIIDVCLNNAINVWKVNSVVRNEDNILPNLKGESINRFISQAKKRNLKGALSGALILIENSNSVDILTLYKLLKLIPLNAHICFIGDKFKLPPIGPGSFFKQAVELKGEALTELIEVNVAESQSDIQRLYSSLIGSAASSVFDAIPAFDVSEEQSLSIYHTEDKSHEMLSTITTNIWFELASMLSDVPKIICSSPQLCDDINSQVQRIRFDRKKVAKLESGESVFYTSEPIIFAKPNKFVDVPVGTLADIVEVYEKPVVAYGRECWMKINIGGDCIDLSLDDIESIALCYAITAHKVQGSQFSHSLVILDNFYLIDKSWLYTCINASKESMLFIGNKSQLVNTVDATEFSAKRYCGVPLELEVSDE
- the merC gene encoding organomercurial transporter MerC → MINKILDKVGSGGVWLAALSCTACFPALGSLASALGLGFLSHFEGIAVNTLLPLFASLALLVNFYNWYQHRESLRGILSVIGPIAVLLTLYPLWQYDWSTYLFYFGTIWMVVMSILDIVKPIKEPVCKV
- a CDS encoding MerR family transcriptional regulator — its product is MKTIGKLAKELNISVETIRFYERQGLIEQPLKPESGYRMYGDALANQLKFILKAKALGFTLKEIESLMSLSSSCADIESMGLQKLNLIRNKIADLQRLEKVIQDMTDSCKANQDPQSCPVINSLK